The Methanoregula sp. UBA64 genome contains the following window.
TTGAGATGTACCAGCCGGTCTGGGTCTCGTCCAGGATCTTCTCGTGCGTCTTTGTGGTCACCATGCTCACGGCAATCATGACAACGACCGAGATAACGAGCGGGATAAACGAGAAGTGGACCGGGAGGTTGGCAAAGTTGTAGCCGAGGATGGTCACCTTGAAGTAGTTCAGGGCCCCGAAGATGACGGCCGATACGAGGCCAAGCGACATGCTGGCAAGTGCCCCCTCTTTTGTTGCGCCCCGCCAGTACAGGCCGGCAAGGAGCGGGACGGCAAAGGTTGCGAGCATGATGCCGATTCCCATCCAGATGAGGCTTGCAAGCGCCTCGGGCGGGTTGATGGCAAGGATCATCGTGCCGATTGCGGAGATTACGACAATCACTTTGGAGAGCAGCAGGACTTTCTTGTCGTCTGCATCCGGTTTTAAGACTTTTTTATAGAGATCCCACGAGCACATGGCGCCGATCGTGAGCATCAGCCGGTCGGTCGTGGACATGACGGCCGCAAGCACGATCACGGCAAAGACCGCCCAGAGCGCCATGACGGGCAGCGCGTACTGGATGCCGTAGAGGATCACAAAGTCCGAGGCATTCGAGACGGCCGGCAGGGTAAAGACGCCTTCTTTTACCATCACAAGGCCGGCAAGCCCGGTGAATTTTAAGAGGAACATGGCCGCGCCGTAGATCAGGAATGCAACGATCGGTGCCCACTTGAAATATTTCACATCCTTTACCGCGAGCACGTTGTTGATCACGTGCGGTGCGCAGGCAAGGCCGACCATGAGCATGATGGCAAACGAGACAACGTAGGCCGGGGCGAAAGCTCCTGCGGGCATCCAGGGCTGGACAAGGTTCGGGTTGATCGTACAGAGGTACTCGTTGACGTGCGCAAATCCGCCGGCATAGAAGATGATGATCGGGGCCATCACAAAGATCCCGACAATGAGGATGATGGACTGGATGAGCGAAGCCCATGCAACGGCGTACAGGCCGCCGATGGTGGTATAGACCATGGTGACGAGCGTTGCTATGACGAGTGCGAGCCAGAGCGGGATCCCAAAGAGCCACATGAGCACGATCGCGATCGCGGAATACTGCCCGACAAGGTAGATGAGCGAAACGATGATGCCGGCAACCGCGGAGAGCGAGCGCAGCGCGGTCGGGCTCTCGTACCGGTGGGCAAGGTAGTCCTGCACGGTGATGTAACCGGCACTTTTTGCAACATTGTGGAGCTTGACCCCAAAGAAGATGACACAGAACGCAATGGAGAGCGGGACAAAGATCTGCTCCCACATGGTGGGCCAGCCGGCCCGGTACCCGAGCCCGGAGACTCCGAGAAGCGACATGCCCGAGCAGACCGCCCCGATCATTAACAGGATAAAGACCCAGAAGCCGAGCGAGCGGCCGGCAACGAGATAATCCTCAGTGGTCTTGATCTTCTTTGATGCCCACACCCCGATACCGATCAGGAGAAGAAGATACACTGCAATGACAGAGACCGTGACAAGATCGGTCATTTAATCGTGCCCCCCAAACGTCAGGCCCCAGTACAGCAGCGCGACAATGGCCACCAGGGTCACGCCGGCGAAAACGATAATCGTTACATCAGGCAATCCGAACATGTTACCTTGTTAATTTGCAGCATGCTAACATATAACACAATCGAAAACAGTTCGGGAGAATGGTGGATGCAAACGGTGCGGGAATTTAACCATTCTTTTGGGAAATGTTGCACAGATCTGTGCTTTTAGCCGCGGTTTTCCCGGTGGTTAGGGCGACCCGATGATCCCGAGAAGATCGTCCATACGGTCGATCACAAAATCCGCTTCGATCTCCTGCCGGGTGCCAGAAAACCGGTCGCCGTACCGGGCATAGACCGTGCGGATCCCCAGTTTTTTGCAGGGCGCAATGTCCCTGCGCAGGCTGTCGCCGATAAAGAGCGTCTCGTAAGGAGCGGTCCCTGTTGCATCGAGCGCTGCAAGGAACGGGGCGGGTGCCGGTTTCTTCTCTTTAACCAGGTCAAACGAGATCGTCCGGTCGAAATAGGAGGAAAGACCGGATTTGTCAAGGCGCATACGGGCATCCGGCGCTTCTGCATCCGTGACAATAATCATGGGAAGGCCGAGTGCCCGCACCGCTTTCACGGTCTCCTCCACCCCCGGGTAGGGCACGATCTGCCGGAGTTTCTCGTCCGCATAGATCCGGCAGGCTTCATGGTACAGGCCGTAGGCCGGGATGCTGCGGTCCGCCATGTACTGCCGGATATTCTCCGTTGACTCAAAACCGTATCTGCCGGAGAGGAAATACCGGAAGAGCTCGTCCCCGTCATCGTATCCGAGGTGC
Protein-coding sequences here:
- a CDS encoding sodium:solute symporter family protein is translated as MTDLVTVSVIAVYLLLLIGIGVWASKKIKTTEDYLVAGRSLGFWVFILLMIGAVCSGMSLLGVSGLGYRAGWPTMWEQIFVPLSIAFCVIFFGVKLHNVAKSAGYITVQDYLAHRYESPTALRSLSAVAGIIVSLIYLVGQYSAIAIVLMWLFGIPLWLALVIATLVTMVYTTIGGLYAVAWASLIQSIILIVGIFVMAPIIIFYAGGFAHVNEYLCTINPNLVQPWMPAGAFAPAYVVSFAIMLMVGLACAPHVINNVLAVKDVKYFKWAPIVAFLIYGAAMFLLKFTGLAGLVMVKEGVFTLPAVSNASDFVILYGIQYALPVMALWAVFAVIVLAAVMSTTDRLMLTIGAMCSWDLYKKVLKPDADDKKVLLLSKVIVVISAIGTMILAINPPEALASLIWMGIGIMLATFAVPLLAGLYWRGATKEGALASMSLGLVSAVIFGALNYFKVTILGYNFANLPVHFSFIPLVISVVVMIAVSMVTTKTHEKILDETQTGWYISKQ
- a CDS encoding HAD family hydrolase produces the protein MQPRRHVQQKLTREPVRAFLFDMDNTLFDLVGAQAAACHQVVRHLGYDDGDELFRYFLSGRYGFESTENIRQYMADRSIPAYGLYHEACRIYADEKLRQIVPYPGVEETVKAVRALGLPMIIVTDAEAPDARMRLDKSGLSSYFDRTISFDLVKEKKPAPAPFLAALDATGTAPYETLFIGDSLRRDIAPCKKLGIRTVYARYGDRFSGTRQEIEADFVIDRMDDLLGIIGSP